From one Brevundimonas sp. PAMC22021 genomic stretch:
- a CDS encoding DUF6065 family protein, whose translation MELECYPMSARPPDLVPGRQSRNWMDAFASRHPYRCLPLNMANTTGWEILCPFGFAAEWTGGPRQEDITITPDRPQPELDHFVTSHFSRGVLTMHPQYLFRTPPGWGMMCSGSPNHVKDGIQPLVGLIETDWLPFPFTMNWIFTRPGRVKFEKGEPFCFINLIEHKKVEQFQPVIRSLDSNPTMRDQFEAWNRQRTDFNNRLASGDPDAAKEAWQRFYFKGELPEAMGQAPASHANKRRLKTPRVG comes from the coding sequence TTGGAACTGGAGTGCTATCCGATGTCGGCGCGGCCGCCGGACCTGGTGCCCGGCCGCCAGTCACGCAACTGGATGGACGCCTTCGCCAGCCGGCATCCCTATCGCTGCCTGCCGCTGAACATGGCCAACACCACGGGGTGGGAAATCCTGTGCCCGTTCGGCTTCGCCGCCGAGTGGACCGGCGGGCCGCGTCAGGAAGACATCACGATCACGCCCGACCGGCCCCAGCCGGAGCTGGATCACTTCGTCACCTCGCACTTCTCGCGCGGGGTGCTGACGATGCATCCGCAGTATCTGTTCCGCACGCCGCCGGGCTGGGGGATGATGTGCTCGGGGTCGCCCAATCATGTGAAGGACGGCATTCAGCCGTTGGTCGGCCTGATCGAGACCGACTGGCTGCCGTTCCCCTTCACCATGAACTGGATCTTCACGCGGCCGGGGCGGGTGAAGTTCGAAAAGGGCGAGCCCTTCTGCTTCATCAACCTGATCGAGCACAAGAAGGTCGAGCAGTTTCAGCCGGTGATCCGCAGCCTGGATTCCAACCCGACGATGCGGGATCAGTTCGAGGCCTGGAACCGCCAGCGCACCGACTTCAACAACCGACTGGCCTCCGGCGACCCCGATGCGGCCAAGGAGGCGTGGCAGCGGTTCTACTTCAAGGGCGAACTGCCCGAAGCCATGGGCCAGGCGCCCGCCAGCCACGCCAACAAGCGCCGGCTGAAGACGCCGCGCGTCGGCTGA
- a CDS encoding prolyl-tRNA synthetase associated domain-containing protein, whose protein sequence is MTAQPIPAPLFDRTALEAWLHDHAIPFQTTEHPAVFRVEEGLDLKAALPGAHTKNLFLKDKTGRLWLISARQDTTIDLKRTPAAIGSDRLSFANEALMYETLGVRPGSVTALGLINDADARVTFVLDQRLWEADTINFHPLTNTATTALTKDAFRRILRLLRREPIVVDFTALTG, encoded by the coding sequence ATGACCGCTCAACCGATCCCCGCCCCCTTGTTCGACCGCACGGCGCTTGAAGCCTGGCTCCACGACCACGCCATTCCCTTCCAAACCACCGAACACCCGGCCGTGTTCCGCGTCGAGGAAGGGCTGGACCTCAAGGCCGCCCTGCCCGGCGCCCACACCAAGAACCTGTTCCTGAAGGACAAGACCGGTCGCCTCTGGCTGATCTCGGCGCGGCAGGACACCACCATCGACCTGAAGCGAACGCCCGCCGCCATCGGATCGGACCGCCTGTCGTTCGCAAACGAAGCCCTGATGTACGAGACCCTCGGCGTTCGTCCCGGCTCGGTCACGGCGCTCGGCCTGATCAACGACGCGGACGCCCGCGTGACCTTTGTGCTCGACCAACGCCTGTGGGAAGCCGACACTATCAACTTCCACCCGCTGACCAACACCGCCACCACCGCCCTGACCAAGGACGCCTTTAGACGCATCCTGAGGCTGCTGCGCCGGGAGCCGATCGTGGTGGACTTCACCGCTCTGACTGGGTGA
- a CDS encoding response regulator: MDDRKTPTDRPLVLVVEDEPILRMTAVDMVEEAGYTAVEAHNAIEAVAILEARTEIRIVFTDIDMPGGMNGMLLAAAIRDRWPPIEIILTSGAMTPAADLIPARSVFLSKPYSQRELEGALGGFSASH, translated from the coding sequence GTGGACGATCGGAAGACACCGACCGACCGGCCCCTGGTCCTGGTGGTCGAGGACGAACCCATTCTGCGCATGACCGCCGTCGATATGGTCGAAGAGGCCGGCTACACGGCGGTCGAGGCGCACAACGCCATCGAGGCTGTCGCCATTCTCGAGGCGCGTACCGAAATCCGCATCGTCTTCACCGACATCGACATGCCGGGCGGCATGAACGGCATGTTGCTGGCCGCCGCGATCCGCGACCGCTGGCCCCCGATCGAGATCATCCTGACCTCCGGCGCCATGACTCCGGCCGCCGACCTGATCCCGGCTCGCAGCGTCTTTCTGTCCAAGCCCTATTCGCAGCGGGAGCTGGAGGGCGCATTGGGCGGCTTTTCGGCGTCCCACTGA
- a CDS encoding sensor histidine kinase — MPQIIEEFDWATTPLGPRSGWSDALRTTYDIMMGTGFATCATWGPEQTFIYNAAYIPFLGKRHPDALGKPINEVWHDVWDDIRPLVEKATAGERVYMEDMHLVMTRNGYPEDTYWTFSYNPLRDGDRIMGMLDIAVETTDRIAAERNGALMMGETMHRLKNTLSVVLAIAKQSLRGVSDKAAVSGFEQRLQALASAHDVLHRQDWTSADLESLIDAALAKLTDRAGYDLEGPPLKVSARVAQNVSLVFHELATNAIKHGAWSGGAGRVAVSWRLDGEQVRLEWRERGGPTVISPEKKSFGSKLISGGLAGSGGVETHYDPDGLVVIFTATADSLLEK, encoded by the coding sequence ATGCCTCAGATCATCGAAGAGTTCGACTGGGCCACGACGCCTCTGGGGCCCCGGTCTGGTTGGTCGGATGCGCTGCGCACCACCTATGACATCATGATGGGGACGGGATTCGCCACCTGCGCGACCTGGGGACCCGAGCAGACGTTCATCTACAACGCGGCCTATATCCCTTTCCTCGGAAAGCGACACCCTGACGCGCTGGGCAAGCCGATCAACGAGGTCTGGCACGACGTCTGGGACGACATCCGCCCGCTGGTGGAGAAGGCGACCGCGGGCGAGCGCGTCTACATGGAAGACATGCACCTGGTGATGACCCGCAACGGTTATCCCGAGGACACCTACTGGACGTTTTCCTACAACCCTCTGCGGGACGGCGACCGGATCATGGGCATGCTCGACATCGCCGTGGAGACGACCGACCGGATCGCGGCCGAGCGCAACGGCGCCCTGATGATGGGCGAGACGATGCACCGGCTGAAGAACACGCTGTCGGTGGTGCTGGCCATCGCCAAGCAGAGCCTGCGAGGGGTTTCGGATAAAGCGGCGGTCAGCGGGTTCGAGCAACGGCTGCAGGCGCTCGCCAGCGCCCATGACGTTCTGCATCGGCAAGACTGGACGTCGGCCGACCTGGAGTCGCTGATCGACGCGGCCCTGGCCAAGCTGACCGACCGAGCCGGCTATGACCTGGAGGGCCCTCCGCTCAAGGTCTCGGCGCGGGTGGCGCAGAATGTGTCCCTGGTTTTTCACGAGCTGGCGACCAACGCCATCAAGCACGGCGCCTGGAGCGGCGGCGCGGGCCGGGTAGCGGTGAGTTGGCGCCTGGACGGTGAGCAGGTGCGGCTCGAATGGCGCGAACGCGGCGGGCCGACCGTGATCTCGCCCGAGAAAAAGAGCTTCGGCTCCAAGCTGATAAGCGGCGGCCTGGCGGGATCGGGCGGCGTCGAAACGCATTACGATCCGGATGGCCTCGTCGTGATCTTCACCGCGACAGCCGACAGTCTTCTGGAGAAGTAG
- a CDS encoding tryptophan 2,3-dioxygenase yields MTYAGYLALDDLLAAQHPLSDQHDEMLFVVIHQTKELWLKQILHEIALAKTLVRAGDLVPAYKSLARVSRIQSVMTQSWDILATMTPADYLRFRSVLGASSGFQSDQFRRVEYLLGLKDDSFLRFHEERPEAHAALKSALDQPSLYDDALHQLSAAGLPVPDDVLNRDVSRPYEPSDGVEAAWLEVYRDTDRWWALYQLAEKLVDLDDALLTWRHKHVVTVERIIGRRRGTGGTDGVGYLASTLTRRCFPELWSLRTKL; encoded by the coding sequence ATGACCTACGCCGGCTATCTGGCTCTGGACGACCTTCTGGCGGCGCAGCATCCGCTGTCGGACCAGCACGACGAAATGCTGTTTGTCGTGATCCACCAGACCAAGGAACTGTGGCTCAAGCAGATCCTGCACGAGATCGCCCTGGCCAAGACGCTGGTGCGCGCGGGCGACCTGGTTCCCGCCTACAAGAGCCTGGCGCGGGTCAGCCGCATCCAGTCGGTGATGACCCAGAGCTGGGACATCCTGGCCACCATGACGCCGGCCGACTACCTGCGGTTCCGAAGCGTGCTGGGCGCCTCCTCCGGCTTTCAGAGCGATCAGTTCCGGCGGGTCGAATATCTGCTGGGGCTGAAGGACGACAGCTTTCTGCGCTTCCACGAGGAACGGCCCGAGGCGCACGCCGCCCTGAAGTCGGCGCTCGATCAGCCCAGCCTTTACGACGATGCCCTGCATCAGCTGTCGGCCGCCGGCCTGCCCGTGCCGGACGACGTGCTGAACCGCGATGTCAGCCGACCCTATGAGCCTTCCGACGGCGTGGAGGCCGCCTGGCTGGAGGTCTATCGCGACACTGACCGCTGGTGGGCGCTGTACCAGCTGGCGGAGAAGCTGGTCGATCTCGACGACGCCCTGCTGACCTGGCGGCACAAGCATGTGGTGACGGTCGAGCGCATCATCGGCCGCCGCCGCGGCACCGGCGGCACCGACGGCGTGGGCTATCTGGCGTCCACCCTGACCCGCCGCTGCTTCCCCGAGCTGTGGTCGCTGCGGACCAAGCTGTAG
- a CDS encoding CHAP domain-containing protein translates to MTKRIKAALVAASLGFLAVSVTPAAARADDPYWQCVTFARMFSGINIFGDAWTWWNQAVSKFRTGKAPETGSVLVFRPEGRMSRGHVAVVSDILTDRVVRVTHANWGGSRGKVEENVTVVDVSATNDWSQVKVWYKPSNDLGSTVYPTYGFIYKGDRDAFGGSRQMAENILGAGQP, encoded by the coding sequence ATGACAAAACGGATCAAGGCCGCCTTGGTTGCGGCAAGTCTCGGTTTTCTCGCGGTGAGCGTCACGCCCGCCGCCGCCCGGGCCGATGATCCGTATTGGCAGTGCGTCACCTTCGCCCGCATGTTCTCGGGCATCAACATCTTCGGCGACGCCTGGACCTGGTGGAACCAGGCCGTGAGCAAGTTCCGCACCGGCAAGGCGCCGGAGACCGGCTCGGTTCTGGTGTTCCGCCCCGAGGGCCGCATGAGCCGGGGCCATGTCGCCGTCGTCTCCGACATCCTGACCGACCGCGTTGTTCGTGTGACCCACGCCAACTGGGGCGGCAGCCGTGGCAAGGTCGAGGAGAACGTCACGGTGGTGGACGTCTCGGCAACGAACGACTGGTCGCAGGTCAAGGTCTGGTACAAGCCCTCCAACGACCTGGGCTCCACCGTCTATCCGACCTACGGGTTCATCTACAAGGGCGACCGCGATGCCTTTGGCGGCTCGCGCCAGATGGCCGAGAACATCCTGGGCGCCGGCCAGCCCTGA